AGTGTCGATAGAGATGACTTTCCTGCATATAAACCAGAGAGATTGTTCGTTTGTGCGGCATCTAAAGATGCCACACAAAATGGTACACTGACTGATGACGTTGTTGCAGAGCAACAGAAGCTGCTCTGGGCGGATGCTCTACTTTTagtttttcctttttggTGGTTTTCTGTCCCTGCAATTCTCAAAGGATGGGTAGAGCGCGTGTTCTCTTTCGGCTTCGGCTATGGGATCGGTGAATATAATGATGTTCATTGGGGTGATCGTTACGGTGAGGGTACcttatttggaaagaggGCTATGCTTATTACAAGTGTGGGAGGTTGGCAGACTCATTACAGTGCGAGGGGTATAAACGGCCCTATTGACGATCTCCTCTACCCTATTAATCACGGCATCTTATTCTATTCGGGGTATGAGGTTTTGCCTCCTTTTGTTGTTTATCGTAGCGACAGTTTGGATGCACAAGGATTTGCACAAGTGTCCGAGAACTTGAGAAAGCGAACAGCTTCATTCAAGGAAACCATACCTATCAACTTCAGAAGACAAAATGGGGGTGATTACGCGATCCCAAGCCTTGAATTACATGAAGAGTTGAGTCCTGGATGTAGCGGCATGGGACTGCATATTAAAAAAGCGGATAACTAGGATCACAAAGAGCACATTATTACATTTGTCGTTATACTTATAAGAGTAACATTGCTCCTGTTTTTTTTCCGATCTGCATAGCTTTAAGTCTGTTCTAGGCACTCTGAAAGAAGCAGGTACACATGGTAGCTATTCTAGTTGGCCCGTATTGGAAACAAGCTGTTATTAATTTTCCTATTCCTATTCCTATGCCAATTACTAATACTTTGTGTCATCACTTCTAGGGCTTGATACACATTAGATATTGCCAAAACCCATttattttctcaaatttttaatcTGATATTAGTAGGTAAATCTATTGTGCATTGCGATCGAAAAGACATGCTACAGGGGTACCCTGACGACAGCTGGACCCTCTATCAACTGGCCTCCAGACTTTATTTTATATATGTGTCCTACTAAGCTTGTCAAGCttatttaatattttcGCCTCAATTATCTTAAACATCACTTGCTTGTCCATCTTTAAATGACTATGCATTAATACACTGTCAGCTCTGTGAGAAACATATGAGCAAACATGTGGGCAAACCCCACAGCATCGTGTGCAAACTGGTAAAACGGTGAGAAGGTGACGCAGGCTATGTGTGGTTTCTCTTCAACAGACATATCATTTTTCCATCcaatcattgaaaatagtACGGTGAGTATTGATTTACCGTTGCTCAAAGGCAGTACCTCTTTCAATACGATAACGACCCTTTCTAATCTAATGGTACATCGGCGTCGAGATATAACCAATCAGAAATACAGAGCACAAGAGAAGGAAGTGTCGCTAGAAAGAAAGGTAAAATCTGGTGGCTGCTTCTATAGATAGAGCTATGTGGTgactttgattttgttttgaGATCGAGTTGAACATCTCGATTTCTGAGAAACAGCCCAGCTCATATCGAGTCAGTTGGTGTAACATTTTTCACTGTGCGGCCTGAGAATAATGCACCCCCACTGCTTTACAGTCAGCCCTATTGTTGAGCCGTTGACAACTTTGTTTCTTTCGTTTTCTGAAATTAAACACCAAAATAGAGCAGGACTGGCAACAAAGAAGGTAGCTGGGTACAGCTCATTCCAGAAACGTGAGAAGAAACAAGATGTGACAGTATTTGGCCTGCTTCTTTCGCTTTCACTGTACGTATTCGAGCCCACGTTTCCTTTCAAGAGGGTGGCCTCAAAAATGTATTGGTGCGTCTATGCACGGCTCCCCCTTGCCCGTAGTACTGGTTCCTTCAAATACGCTAACATTTTAAAGGTTTATCCACTCGACGGCATTCAAAGAAGCAGGCTCTACCTCAAGGCACCTCTATGCCGAATAAACAGCATCTAAGCAGGTAGGAATCGAAATTAAAAAGTGCACCAGAAAGAGTTAACACAAATATAAAAAGCTGTAGGTACTAGACCCATGGTTTGATTTCGAAATTATAGTCTAGGAAATTTAAAAACACTTGAGTGTTTCAAGCTCAATAATACGTTTGTATTGATAGTATTTGGTTCTTTTGATGCTTGTTTTGTTAATCTGAGTATCGGGTTCGTAGGTTCGTAACCCGGATTAAGATGTTGAAAAGCTCTGCAAGAACGCTCAATTCTTGGAAAGAGACACATGTTTTAGTAATTATGACTTGAACTCAGACGTTAATAAATGTGAGACTGTAATTGGCAATCCGAGGTTATTCGAATGAGTGGTGTATCACCTCCTGAGAGAGCATCTGAAAAATCACATCAGATGCATGTGATGGCCGAAAGTGCTGTGCCGAATGAAGCCAAGGAAGAAAGCACCGTGAATTCGAGAGTGGCCAGATTAAGTATTTCCGAGACTGATGGAAACACTAGAAGTATCCTATCTGATTTGATGCAGAGGACCGCGAAAGAAGACGTGGCGGTGGAAACTAGCGATGAAATTGTCAAGCCCGAATTTAGTAAGAGTAGGAAACcgaaaagaagaagatccAGTGCCGTTTCAGTACCGGGGTCTGCGGTTTCAACGCGCACAGCTGTTAAAGACAACAGTAGCGGAAAGTTGGCGAAGAATGGTATTTTGGGAATTCctaagaaaaagagaagtTCTAATAAGCCAGTTAGTGTTCAGGTCACGGAAAAGGCTTACGAGAAAGGAATATCTGTGCGGGACTTAAACGACTTGACCCtatatttgatgaatgcAACAAATAATCCATTGAGATGGGCTCGAGTAGAAAATCCGAAAGCTATTAAGAAGCtggtttttcttttcgtgCCCGGCTTGGAAACAGAGGATTTTTATTTGGAGAAAGGGAGCAAGTTCAGTGACGGCGCTGATAATTTGAAGAACGCCATTTTAAAAGGATTAGAGGATTCGGAAAtggtaaaaaatttgaattgcTTTCCGGTGCGATCTCCAGGTTCTCGAACAACAATTTACTCAGCATATAGTTCGTATGTTAACATAAGGTTGTCAAAAAAGGAGAAACAAGAACTGCGAGAAGAactggaaagaaaaaagatcacAATAAATGATCTTTTATTAAGCTTAAATGAGCTCTTTGAGTATGAATATCCAATTCATCCTAAATCTTTAGACCCAACAGCAAAAAATGCAGAGTATTTTAAGGCAGAATCTGAAATTGGAAAGACGAACTTCAGAGATACTGTAAAGTTTGACCATGAAGGGTCTCATATTTTTGCTCTGGATTGTGAAATGTGTCTCTCAGAAGAGGGATACGTTCTGACAAGGGTGAGCATAGTGGACTTTGATTCAAATGTGGTTTATGATAAATTGGTGAAACCTGATCAACCAATTATCGATTATTTGACTCAATACAGTGGTATcacagaagaaaaactgATTAACGTTTCAACATCGCTCAATGATGTACAGAATGATATTCTCAAGTTGATTAGTGAAGATGATATTCTCATTGGGCACTCGCTAAACAGCGATTTAAAtgtattgaaaataagGCACCCGAAAATTGTCGATACATCAGTAATATTTGAGCACAAGGCTGGTCCTCCATTTAGGGCAGCGTTGCGCTACTTGGCAGCTACATATCTTGATTACGACATTCAAACAAACGACGGGACTGGTCATGATTCAGTAGAAGACGCTAGAGCATGCATGGACTTAGTGAAGCTCAAAATATTGCATGGATTAGCCTTTGGTGTCGGAACGAATACAGAAAGCATCTTTGACAGGCttgcaaagaaagaaatcaaatcaatcCAACTCAATGACTATGCACCCAAGAAAGCTTTCCCTTGGATTGCTGAAGCGAACAACTCGATACGATGCACAAACGATcctgaaattttgatagCTGTGGAGAATAAGATAAACAATTATGATTTTCTCCTTGGAAGACTTAGGGGACTCGAGTATTCTAGAGGCTATGCCTTGCCACGAATGTCCAATACTGAGGTCATACCTTCTCCAGACGAAGCTCTAAAAACTTTCACGACATCTTTGCAACGAATTTATGATAAATCTCCCTCTGGAACTTTAATTCTAGCTTTCTCCGGATGTGGCagcatgaaaaaatggaatgaacTTATGACTCAGATAAATAATGCTGATAAAGCAGAGAGGAAGTTGGAACTGAAGCGACTAGATGCAGAAATAGAAGATGCTGTAGCAAGAGCTCGAGATGCTGTAGCTTTCACTCTTTTAAAACAACAgataaaggaaaaatagGCATAAAGTATATAGAGTACATATGTGAGTCATGACGTTTGAggcatttttttattatcgTCAATTATTCTAATTGCATATTTACATCTCCATCTATATCTTTGGGCTTATCGTCAACCTTGGACGTTGCTGGAATCTCATTGGTTTGTGGATCGTTGGACGTACATTTTATTTCTGGCGCAGCACCATCAGTAAGAGGCAAATCATTACCCTCTGGTGCGATAGATGACTCTTGCACTGTAGGGGTTTCAacttcttgatttttcttgatggTGTCGGAACTAGACAATCCAGGAATGGCTTCGCTATCCCCCACAGCACCTCTTATATCTTCCATCGTTAACCCTTCATCCATAGTACCCCCGTTTGGTACCTTAGCACCAGTACTATTTCCTGCAACGACATGAGCTATACCGGAATGCATTGACAGATCGAACAGATCACCAATATCATCGTCGTGGTAATCTACAAAAATGGATTTATCCGTTTTTGACCATGTTTTATATTTAACAGGAAGCTTATCAGTGGAGCCACTCTCAGAGGAGCGAGCAATCTCAGCATTTGAATTAGTATTACTCGTCGTTGCATCAATTCGACTTGGCGTGTACCAATCGTACTTCCAATactgtttcttttccacGCCCGCAAAATTACCTCTATTAGCCCTTGCGATTAAAGACTCCATGATGAACCCGCACCAGGTACCCCAGTTAGAATGATTTACAGCTTCAGGCGTTAGGACCTTTTCTCACACCTTaaatatgtttttgaatattcatcttcttcaagctcttttatttctttattGTGATATGTTCATCACATTATACGAAAACCTTAAATATTAGAAATGTTATGTTCACCTCTCATATTTCAGGATTGATCATTGAATTTAACTATGCTAATCTGTTTACAATAGGCAAAGAAGTGCTCTTCAAAGGCTGAGT
This Zygotorulaspora mrakii chromosome 5, complete sequence DNA region includes the following protein-coding sequences:
- a CDS encoding NAD(P)H-dependent oxidoreductase, producing the protein MKVLIVLAHPEKSSLTCSLAHIAKESFEAIGDEVQVSDLYAMNWKSSVDRDDFPAYKPERLFVCAASKDATQNGTLTDDVVAEQQKLLWADALLLVFPFWWFSVPAILKGWVERVFSFGFGYGIGEYNDVHWGDRYGEGTLFGKRAMLITSVGGWQTHYSARGINGPIDDLLYPINHGILFYSGYEVLPPFVVYRSDSLDAQGFAQVSENLRKRTASFKETIPINFRRQNGGDYAIPSLELHEELSPGCSGMGLHIKKADN
- the RNH70 gene encoding Rnh70p (similar to Saccharomyces cerevisiae RNH70 (YGR276C); ancestral locus Anc_5.23) translates to MSGVSPPERASEKSHQMHVMAESAVPNEAKEESTVNSRVARLSISETDGNTRSILSDLMQRTAKEDVAVETSDEIVKPEFSKSRKPKRRRSSAVSVPGSAVSTRTAVKDNSSGKLAKNGILGIPKKKRSSNKPVSVQVTEKAYEKGISVRDLNDLTLYLMNATNNPLRWARVENPKAIKKLVFLFVPGLETEDFYLEKGSKFSDGADNLKNAILKGLEDSEMVKNLNCFPVRSPGSRTTIYSAYSSYVNIRLSKKEKQELREELERKKITINDLLLSLNELFEYEYPIHPKSLDPTAKNAEYFKAESEIGKTNFRDTVKFDHEGSHIFALDCEMCLSEEGYVLTRVSIVDFDSNVVYDKLVKPDQPIIDYLTQYSGITEEKLINVSTSLNDVQNDILKLISEDDILIGHSLNSDLNVLKIRHPKIVDTSVIFEHKAGPPFRAALRYLAATYLDYDIQTNDGTGHDSVEDARACMDLVKLKILHGLAFGVGTNTESIFDRLAKKEIKSIQLNDYAPKKAFPWIAEANNSIRCTNDPEILIAVENKINNYDFLLGRLRGLEYSRGYALPRMSNTEVIPSPDEALKTFTTSLQRIYDKSPSGTLILAFSGCGSMKKWNELMTQINNADKAERKLELKRLDAEIEDAVARARDAVAFTLLKQQIKEK
- the RTT102 gene encoding Rtt102p (similar to Saccharomyces cerevisiae RTT102 (YGR275W); ancestral locus Anc_5.24), producing the protein MESLIARANRGNFAGVEKKQYWKYDWYTPSRIDATTSNTNSNAEIARSSESGSTDKLPVKYKTWSKTDKSIFVDYHDDDIGDLFDLSMHSGIAHVVAGNSTGAKVPNGGTMDEGLTMEDIRGAVGDSEAIPGLSSSDTIKKNQEVETPTVQESSIAPEGNDLPLTDGAAPEIKCTSNDPQTNEIPATSKVDDKPKDIDGDVNMQLE